The Nitrospirota bacterium DNA segment ACCATGAGGTGGTGCGCTTCGAAGGGGAAAATTGTATAAGCATCCTGTCCAGCGACAGCGGGTCACGTATTTTAGACCCAAAGACTTTTTATTTAACTCCCGGCTGGGTAATGAATTGGAAGGAAATATTCGCCGGAGATTTAGGGTTGGATGAGATTTCGATGCGGCAGAACCTCGGATATTTCGAACGTATGCTGCTCCTCTCCAATGATTCCGTCAAGATCGAAGATGAGCAGATACTTGAGTTTTTCGATGTAGCCGGCGTCCCCATTGAGGTTGACTATGCCGGCCTTGGAAGTTTCCGCGATCTGATCCTGGCGGCTGTCAAAAAAGCGGTCGGATCATAGATTCTATGCACATGAATTCATTGTACCGGATTATTACCTATGAATAGCGGATATTCCTCAATCTACCGCGGACTCATCAGCAGGCTTCCTGAATGTGACTTCCAGGAAAGCGCTGATCGACTTGGTCTCGAATATATTGAGGGAGGTATTCAGGTATGTTTTCTGAAGAGAGAATATCGCATTACCGCAAATGGCGTTGAGCCTCTGGACGGCCAGCCTGTCAATGTAAATAACCGCAGTGTTCTTCTCTATTACCTTCTTTCCAAAGGTCGGGGAGACCCTGAAAACTCTTACGTTTTATTTGAGAGTATTCCAGGAATGATTAGTGGGCTAACCTTTCAAGGCCGGTTGATGAATACTCCTCTGGAACGATATTTCGGCAACGACTACGTCAAATTCAGTGAAACAGCGGTAAAACTTGGTGGTATTAAAGAAGAGTCTCTTTCGGGCACACATCTGTGGAGATTTAACGTTCTTCCAAAGATTCCAGTGAAGATCGT contains these protein-coding regions:
- a CDS encoding DUF3786 domain-containing protein codes for the protein MNSGYSSIYRGLISRLPECDFQESADRLGLEYIEGGIQVCFLKREYRITANGVEPLDGQPVNVNNRSVLLYYLLSKGRGDPENSYVLFESIPGMISGLTFQGRLMNTPLERYFGNDYVKFSETAVKLGGIKEESLSGTHLWRFNVLPKIPVKIVFYEADDEFPINIQIMLDRTALNFLEFECLAFMVGCFVRALINTAQYGDVVGWD
- a CDS encoding DUF1638 domain-containing protein; protein product: MRKLKEETPLRDEGTGRVGHMNRIRIVTCAVFQTELSHVLSQLEGEIPVDCEVEVTCLKAGLHSRLSTLKEEVRSILDERKDEKIILLFGSRCHADFEELSKNHEVVRFEGENCISILSSDSGSRILDPKTFYLTPGWVMNWKEIFAGDLGLDEISMRQNLGYFERMLLLSNDSVKIEDEQILEFFDVAGVPIEVDYAGLGSFRDLILAAVKKAVGS